The following is a genomic window from Amycolatopsis australiensis.
GAGCGGCAGCTGGCCGACCCCGCGGTGCACGCCGACCAGGCGCGCGCCCGCAAGCTCGGCCGCCGCTACGCCGAGCTGACGCCGGTGGTGAAGGCCGTCCGCGAGCTGGACGCCGCCCGTGAGGACGCCGCGGCCGCGCGCGAGCTGGCCGCCGAAGACCCCGGGTTCGCCGCGGAGGCCGACGAGCTGGCCGCGCGGATCCCGGAGCTGGAGGCGAAGCTCACCGAGCTGCTGCTGCCGCGCGACCCGTACGACGGCTCCGACGTCGTGATGGAGATCAAATCGGGTGAAGGCGGCGAGGAGTCGGCCCTGTTCGCCGGCGACCTGCTGCGCATGTACCTGCGGTACGCCGAGCGCCACGGCTGGAAGGCGGAGGTCCTCGACTCGGTGGACTCCGACCTGGGCGGCTTCAAGGACGTGACGCTCTCGATCAAGAGCAAGACGGCCGACGTCGACGGGGTGTGGTCCCGCCTGAAGTTCGAGGGCGGCGTCCACCGCGTCCAGCGCGTGCCGGCGACGGAGTCCCAGGGCCGCATCCACACGTCGGCGTCCGGGGTGCTGATCTACCCGGAGCCGGAGGAGGTCGAGGTCGAGATCGACCCGAACGACCTGCGCATCGACGTGTTCCGCTCGTCGGGCCCGGGTGGGCAGAGCGTGAACACGACCGACTCGGCAGTGCGGATCACCCACCTGCCGACGGGCATCGTGGTGTCGTGCCAGAACGAGAAGTCCCAGATCCAGAACCGCGCCCGGGCCCTGCAGGTGCTGCAGGCCCGGTTGCAGGCGATCGCGGAGGAAGAGGCGGCGGCCAAGGCGTCGGACGCGCGCCGGTCGCAGGTCCGGACGGTGGACCGCTCGGAGCGGGTGCGGACGTACAACTTCCCGGAGAACCGCATTTCCGACCACCGGGTCAACTACAAGGCGTACAACCTGGACCAAGTCCTGGACGGCGACCTGGACGGAGTCCTGGACGCACTGGCGACAGCGGACCGCGAAGAGCGCCTGGCGGCCCAATCTGGCTGACACCGAAAGCTGTGAAGGCCACCTCCAGGTACCTGGAGGTGGCCTTCACGCTTTTGTGCCGGGCAGGCGGCTGATCATCGCCGCCCACTTCTGTTCGATCTCGGCCGGCGGCGCGCTGGGCCGCCAGTCGAGGTCGAAACATCGCCATGAGCTCCCGGGATTCGGGCAGCGAAATCCCCGCGGCCTCGTGCAGACGCGCAGGAAATTGAACGGCGTGCAGCGGAAAGACGTGTCCTTGTGCAGCAACTCGAGCAGGTCGAACACGCTCCGCTGCTCCTCGATCATCCGCCGGGCTCCGGCGACGGCTTCTTCCATTTCGAGCCTGCTTCGTGAAGAGAACTTCGACGTCGGTGTACGCGCCGGGACTGCCGACCGTCTTGACGACCTGGATCTTGGAGAAGCCGGACCGGGGCCGCCATCTCGCCGGTGAAGGTTGCGGCCGCCGCCTGCTCGCCGCTCATCGCCCCGTTCGTCGTCAGTCGAACATCTGGGCACCGCGCGGCGTGGTCGGTCCCTTCTCGATGGTCAGGCTCACCGTGCTCAGCCGGACCAGAAGCCGGTGATGAAGCGGAGATAGATCATTCCGCAG
Proteins encoded in this region:
- the prfA gene encoding peptide chain release factor 1 codes for the protein MDSSSLKGLLAEHAELERQLADPAVHADQARARKLGRRYAELTPVVKAVRELDAAREDAAAARELAAEDPGFAAEADELAARIPELEAKLTELLLPRDPYDGSDVVMEIKSGEGGEESALFAGDLLRMYLRYAERHGWKAEVLDSVDSDLGGFKDVTLSIKSKTADVDGVWSRLKFEGGVHRVQRVPATESQGRIHTSASGVLIYPEPEEVEVEIDPNDLRIDVFRSSGPGGQSVNTTDSAVRITHLPTGIVVSCQNEKSQIQNRARALQVLQARLQAIAEEEAAAKASDARRSQVRTVDRSERVRTYNFPENRISDHRVNYKAYNLDQVLDGDLDGVLDALATADREERLAAQSG